The stretch of DNA GTCGCGGCTATGGATTTGTGACAGGCTTTGTAATTGCGGCTCTGATGTGCCCAGCGCGCGGGCAACGCGGCGGCGGTTCTCGGTCACATTATCTGGATTATCACCAGAGCCGCGCCCCGTATTCAGGCTGCTGTATTGACCTTTGGAGACACCGCCAACACGCCCGAAAAACCCGTGAGCGATACGCGGATGGTCAAGCGCTTCATGCGTCTTAAACGGCGTCATGATTTAAATCCCAGCGCAGCGGGCAGGCCAGGCGATGACAAACAGACCGCTTTGAAAAGCTCGCCCATTTCGTCGCTGTCCATCAACCGGTGCAATTGACGAATGATTTTGGGCTTGGCGTCTGGCTTGCCTTTGATCAGGGCCACCGCACGCATTTCAATGCCAAGCTTTGAGAGGAACTCGCGTTGGGGCACGGCTTTGGATGCGTCTAGCCCTGCCGCAGTGGCCGCCTCTGAAAGAGCCGCGAAATCCACGCGCGCGGTAAGGTCGGTATTGCCCGGATCAGAAAAGACACCCACTTTTTCGTGGCGTTTAAGGGCTTGTAATGTATCACCAAATTCTGTGACCTCTGGCCCGTAATCTATGAACAGCGCGCGACCGGGATAATCTAACAGCCGCGCGGCGATTTGGTCAACGATTTGGCGCGCAGCGATGCAGACCTCTAATAGGTCGTCTTTGCGCGCGTCTGACTGCGCGGCGGGCAGGGCGTCTTGCACAACGTCTGAAATGGCCACGGGCGATTTCACAAAACGTAATGCGCCGCCGTCCACGCTGACCATACGTTCCACCCATCCCCCGCGCCCCGCAAAGGGGTCGTCTTGGATAAATTGGCGTATAGGCAAGCAGTCTAAAAACTCGTTCCCGATGATCAAGCTCGGCCCTTCTGGCACTTTGGATATATCAGACGCCCAAGACACAGGCACGCCCGTCGCGGCCAGCGTTTGTCCTTGCACAGCCTCTAAGGCTGCGCTGGCCTCCACCAGTGTGACAGAGAGCGCGCGTTCAAAGGCTTTGTCGAGTGCCGCCGTGCGGAGTATATCAGCCATCATAATCCCGCGCCCTGGGCCAAGCTCTATGAGTTGCACAGACGGCGGGCGGCCCATATCAATCCAGCTTTGGATACACCAAAGCCCAATAACCTCGCCGAACATCTGGCTAATTTCGGGCGCTGTAATGAAGTCCCCGTCACTGCCGAGTGGATCGCGTGTGGGATAATATCCGTCGACAGGGTCAAGCAGGCATAGCGTCATATATTCCGCGACTGACATCGGGCCTTCGGACTTAATGCGCTTTATTAGACGGTCTTTTAAGGCACTCATCTTAGGCTTGCTCTGCCTCGTCGCCCATACGTTTTGGCGCGACAGGTGGGCGGCGTGATGCCCAGACAATAATGGCAAGACCAATGATGACCATAGGCAAGGAGTAGCTCATGCCGCGCGTCAGCGGGCCGAACTGCTGAATATTATCAGGTTCGCGGAAAAACTCGACGAATATCCGAAACACGCCGTAGCCTGCAAAAAATATTCCTGCGGCAATGCCAGGCTTCGTGAGCACTTTAAATTTATGCGTGGCGATACGGATAATAAACCACAGTGCGATGCCTTCTAGCGCCGCCTCGTAAAGCTGGCTTGGGTGGCGGGGGAGGGACAGTTGGTCGGTGTGAAAAATAAACGCCCAGGCCACATCTGTTGGACGCCCGTAAAGCTCTTGGTTCACGAAATTACCAAACAGCCGCACGGCAAAAATTCCCAACGGCGCACCAATGGCCGCCATATCAGCAAGCCGCCACAGCTCGACCTTACGAGAGCGCGCTAGCCACCAGACGGCGACACAAACCCCTAAAAAACCGCCGTGAAAGGCCATGCCGCCTTCCCATATTTTAAATAAAAACAGTGGGTTTTCCAAAAACCGTTCGGGCGTATAAAGCAGCACAGACCCAATACGCCCACCAACAATAATCCCAAGCAGTAGAAAGAACATCATGTCTTCCAGCAGCTTTTTATTGGGGATCAGGGCACTGCCGCGCGTGATGCCTGCGGGAATCCAAAGTTCTTTTTTTGAACAGACGTTCTTGGCGTAGAGATAGGCTGCAAATAGCCCCGCGATATAGGATAGGCCGTACCATTTGACGCTAAAGTTTCCGATGGAAAACACATTGGGGCTAATCCAATCGGGGAACGGAATGGCGTGAATGAGTGTAATAATCATGGCGCGACTTTTTATGACAGTGATAGCTCTGGAAATTGTGCTACACTGCACTTAGATATATTACCAGAATAAATGGGCCCACGTGCCTTTGAACCGAACCAAAAGCGAGCCATCATGCAAAGCAAAGCCAAACCCCTTGATGATTTATCAAATCTGATGACCAATGCCATGGGCGCCGTCAAAGGCGTCGGCGACGAGGTCAAAGCCATGGGCCGCGCCCGCGCCGAAAGTCTCATCGCCGATATGGACCTTGTGGGCCGCGAAGAGTTTGAAGTGTTCAAAGCCCTGCTTGCGAAACAGGCCACAGAGATTGAAGCGTTAAAAGCAGACATCGCGTTATTGAAAAAACCTGCGCGCAAAACAGTCGCTAAAAAGCCAGTCACCAAAAAGCCAAAACCCTCCACAATTCCCGCCGCCGCCAAAGCAGCCGCAAAGAAAGCTCAAGGGAAGAAGACGGCAAAAAAAGCTTAGACCTAGCAATTATGCTTTAGGTCGAGTTTCGGGGCATTGCGGACTTCAGCGTAGCAACTATTATACTCTCCATTTTTCGGCATTGAGCCGGGCATTGATAGCAATGGTGCTTACACTATAATAAAAGGGACGTTTATCAAACGGGTTAAGATTAAAGTTTCCGCTCGGGAGATATTTCTTAATAGCTTTTCTAAAATCGTCATTGTCATCAGGATGTAAGGTGCTGCCAAATGCGGAAGCCCATGCCATTGCTACTCTATGGGTTGTATCTGAGAAAGTAGCACGAGCTATATTGTCCATGATCTCTTGGCGTAAACTTATATCAATGCCTTTCTCTCGCAAGGCACACATAAAAGACGAGGCTACGGCAGCGTGCGTCTTTATATCTGCGCTTGGCCCACCCAGTTGGTCAATTAATAATTTGACCTCGTAAGAGAGTTTTCCGTCGCATGTTTGCTCCACCGCATCAACAAGCATAGCGCTATTAACAGGAAGAAAATCGTGTTTGCGTTCTGCAAGACCGATTGTTGCGTTTAGGTATTGTTCGTTAGTGAGTTTTTGGGACTCTAATGCGAATTGAATGCTTGCTGAAAGCCATAGCCCGTCATCGACACCAAGTTGCTTAGCAAGTTGCCTTAATGAGTTATCATCAGACAATAATGGCACGCCGTGCTTTTTTGCTAATTCTATAGGTGCTAGAGTTAGTGGCACCTGTTTTAGAATGATTTCTTCTATGTCTGTCTTATCGTCCCCATAAATGACAGGCTCGATTTCGCAGAGGTTCCTTAAATCAGAAATCGCCGTTTCCAACCATTCAATTTGGTTTTTGTGAAATGTTTTGTCTTTTTCATCACGATAGACGTCTCCTTCAACAGCAGTAAGAGAGAAGCTATCCCCCTTGGACACTTTGACTAAATCAAGATGCGCTAATAGCTGTTCAAGTTCGTTTTCGGAAAGCCTTATTGGGCCTAGTGTCTCCGCGAGCGGTTTTAATATCGAGAGTTCCAGTGCCGTCACAGCTGTAAATAAGTCTATAACGATTCCATTTTTGACGTTTTTAGCCACATTTGCGGCTTCTTCCTGAACCTCTTTAGTGCCCTGATTGGTTGGGATTTCATACCCACGTTGACGGATAGCATTAGCCAGTTTCAAACCGCACAAACCATCTTCACCTCCCATCAATGCAAGAGGCAGGTTTTTCTCGATCACTACTCGGCATATATCATCTTGGTGTTCCCCGTCTTTGCGAACCATATCGAGAATTGGCTCAACATTTTCACCATCAGTTACAATCCGATTTATAATTGCAGCGTCCCCAAAACGATCAGGGTGTTCGTTAGATAGGTATTGAGCTGCGCGAATATATTCGGGCCAGACATCTTCGATGATCCACTCAACATTGTCACCCATTTTAGATGCTGTAGAGAACGTATCGCCTATTCTTTTTCCTAAGGCGGCCTCTAGTCGTAAATCACCTTTATGGAGAACCACGCCCCAAGGCCGATGGTCATTGCCTTCAATAATGCCCTCAACAACTTCGTTCGTTCCTGATCGTCTAATTTTTACGTACTGGCCTTTTTCAACGATACGGCTTGGTGGGCCTTCTAAATTAGTTGAAAATACAAAACCTATATAACTTCCTGACACTGTTGGAGAGGCTTGTCCTTTAGG from Fretibacter rubidus encodes:
- a CDS encoding class I SAM-dependent methyltransferase, with the translated sequence MSALKDRLIKRIKSEGPMSVAEYMTLCLLDPVDGYYPTRDPLGSDGDFITAPEISQMFGEVIGLWCIQSWIDMGRPPSVQLIELGPGRGIMMADILRTAALDKAFERALSVTLVEASAALEAVQGQTLAATGVPVSWASDISKVPEGPSLIIGNEFLDCLPIRQFIQDDPFAGRGGWVERMVSVDGGALRFVKSPVAISDVVQDALPAAQSDARKDDLLEVCIAARQIVDQIAARLLDYPGRALFIDYGPEVTEFGDTLQALKRHEKVGVFSDPGNTDLTARVDFAALSEAATAAGLDASKAVPQREFLSKLGIEMRAVALIKGKPDAKPKIIRQLHRLMDSDEMGELFKAVCLSSPGLPAALGFKS
- the lgt gene encoding prolipoprotein diacylglyceryl transferase, which codes for MIITLIHAIPFPDWISPNVFSIGNFSVKWYGLSYIAGLFAAYLYAKNVCSKKELWIPAGITRGSALIPNKKLLEDMMFFLLLGIIVGGRIGSVLLYTPERFLENPLFLFKIWEGGMAFHGGFLGVCVAVWWLARSRKVELWRLADMAAIGAPLGIFAVRLFGNFVNQELYGRPTDVAWAFIFHTDQLSLPRHPSQLYEAALEGIALWFIIRIATHKFKVLTKPGIAAGIFFAGYGVFRIFVEFFREPDNIQQFGPLTRGMSYSLPMVIIGLAIIVWASRRPPVAPKRMGDEAEQA
- a CDS encoding accessory factor UbiK family protein gives rise to the protein MQSKAKPLDDLSNLMTNAMGAVKGVGDEVKAMGRARAESLIADMDLVGREEFEVFKALLAKQATEIEALKADIALLKKPARKTVAKKPVTKKPKPSTIPAAAKAAAKKAQGKKTAKKA